In Debaryomyces hansenii CBS767 chromosome A complete sequence, a genomic segment contains:
- a CDS encoding DEHA2D13640p (similar to uniprot|P07256 Saccharomyces cerevisiae YBL045C COR1 Core subunit of the ubiquinol-cytochrome c reductase complex), translating to MIRGSALRTSAKNLTARRFISSANSQTKYATLSNGVTVATENNPHAESATVGLWFGAGSRSEHPYSNGISALTANTLSNNVQNGVLFTSENTKETNGIIAQSTNENVKEAANAIANIVKNSTATLESNEFAKAKASLIAQANKLESIPSKMVLEHLNASAYQGFSLALPTLGTAESVQDLEVQDSVRLLERHLVGSNTVIAASGNINHDELVDTLESSLSIPQGLKPATKPATFLGSEIRMRDDTLPKAYVSIAAQGEGITSPAYYVAKVASAIFGNFDHNSVNAKFTSAKLASIVQEYHIVDKYTHFSTSYSDTGLWGFNAEISNVGSVDEFVHFTLKEWNRLSISISDAEVARGKNAVKTALLAELNSTKAIASDIANKVLLTGYRNSLQEALERIDSITTKDIKSWAQVALWDQDIVISGTGQIEDLFDYNRSRNDMAMMRW from the coding sequence ATGATTCGTGGATCAGCCCTCCGTACCAGCGCTAAAAACTTGACAGCTCGTCGTTTTATCTCGAGTGCCAATTCTCAAACTAAATATGCTACATTATCCAATGGAGTAACTGTCGCTACTGAAAACAACCCACACGCCGAATCCGCTACTGTTGGATTGTGGTTCGGTGCTGGTTCGAGATCAGAACACCCATACAGTAATGGTATTTCTGCTTTAACTGCTAATACGTTGTCCAACAACGTTCAAAATGGTGTATTATTTACCAGTGAAAACACCAAGGAAACGAACGGGATTATTGCTCAATCTACCAACGAAAACGTCAAGGAAGCCGCGAATGCTATTGCAAACATTGTGAAGAACTCTACTGCTACTTTAGAACTGAACGAATTCGCTAAAGCTAAGGCCTCATTAATTGCGCAAGCCAACAAACTCGAATCTATCCCATCCAAGATGGTTTTGGAACACTTGAATGCGTCTGCATACCAAGGTTTCTCGTTAGCTTTACCAACCTTAGGTACTGCTGAATCGGTCCAAGATTTGGAAGTGCAAGATTCCGTTCGTTTGCTCGAAAGACACCTCGTCGGTTCTAACACCGTCATCGCTGCCTCGGGTAACATCAACCACGACGAATTAGTCGACACTCTTGAAAGCTCTTTATCCATCCCACAAGGTTTAAAGCCAGCTACCAAGCCAGCCACTTTCTTGGGTTCTGAAATTAGAATGAGAGATGACACCTTGCCAAAGGCTTACGTTTCTATCGCCGCTCAAGGTGAAGGTATTACCTCCCCAGCTTACTACGTTGCCAAGGTTGCCTCTGCTATCTTTGGTAACTTTGACCACAACTCTGTTAATGCTAAATTTACCAGTGCTAAATTAGCTTCCATCGTTCAAGAATATCACATCGTTGACAAATACACCCACTTCTCCACCTCTTACTCGGACACTGGTTTATGGGGTTTCAATGCTGAAATTTCTAACGTTGGTAgtgttgatgaatttgttCACTTCACATTAAAGGAATGGAACAGATTATCCATCTCTATCTCCGATGCTGAAGTTGCTCGTGGTAAGAACGCTGTTAAGACCGCTTTATTGGCCGAATTAAACTCCACCAAGGCTATTGCTTCTGATATTGCCAACAAGGTCTTATTGACTGGTTACAGAAACTCTCTCCAAGAAGCTTTAGAAAGAATCGATTCTATTACTACTAAGGACATTAAGTCCTGGGCTCAAGTCGCCTTGTGGGATCAAGATATCGTTATTTCTGGTACTGGTCAAATCGAAGATTTATTTGACTACAACCGTTCTAGAAATGACATGGCTATGATGAGATGGTAA
- a CDS encoding DEHA2D13684p (no similarity) has protein sequence MESPMKLSPMKLSPMKLSPMKLSPMKLSPMKLSPMKLSPMELSPMELSPMQPSPCNYVSFDGTASYCFDIIYWY, from the coding sequence ATGGAATCTCCTATGAAACTATCTCCTATGAAACTATCTCCTATGAAACTATCTCCTATGAAACTATCTCCTATGAAACTATCTCCTATGAAACTATCTCCTATGAAACTATCTCCTATGGAATTATCTCCTATGGAATTATCTCCTATGCAACCATCTCCATGCAACTATGTACTGTTCGACGGAACTGCCTCCTATTGCTTTGACATCATTTACTGGTATTAA
- a CDS encoding DEHA2D13662p (no similarity) — protein MRMTGSACCFDLRYHLEYYLQSMYTQTSSTKNPTLLTTPYSSSTLQFRTQPPPSLHPPLLSPPALHTHSTLYPHLYSHLYIHTTHKIHTTQNSL, from the coding sequence ATGAGAATGACCGGCTCTGCATGCTGCTTCGACCTAAGGTATCACTTGGAATACTATTTACAATCAATGTACACGCAGACCTCATCTACAAAAAATCCAACTCTCTTGACTACTCCATACTCGTCCTCTACGTTGCAATTTCGTACCCAACCACCACCATCCCTTCACCCTCCCTTATTGTCTCCTCCTGCTTTGCATACTCATTCTACCCTATACCCACACCTTTACAGCCACCTCTACATTCACACTACACACAAAATTCACACTACACAAAATTCACTTTAA